A single genomic interval of Lewinellaceae bacterium harbors:
- a CDS encoding HypC/HybG/HupF family hydrogenase formation chaperone, translating into MCLAIPGKIKSIEQTEGLIRRAKVVFGSIIKEAYLDMIPQAKEGDYVLVHAGVAINLVNEEEALRTFVHLEQYGGLEDLLPEQDGGDG; encoded by the coding sequence ATGTGCCTAGCCATACCAGGAAAAATCAAATCCATCGAGCAGACCGAAGGCCTCATCCGCCGGGCCAAGGTTGTGTTTGGAAGCATCATCAAAGAAGCATACCTTGATATGATCCCTCAGGCTAAAGAGGGGGACTATGTTCTCGTACACGCCGGAGTGGCCATCAATTTGGTCAATGAAGAGGAAGCGTTGAGGACTTTCGTCCACCTGGAACAGTATGGAGGGTTGGAGGATTTGTTGCCGGAGCAGGATGGGGGAGACGGTTGA
- the hypD gene encoding hydrogenase formation protein HypD, giving the protein MKYLKEYRDPELVEKYLREIEKVVTKPWVLMEFCGGQTHSLVKNGLINMLPDKIRMVHGPGCPVCVTPLGVIDQALQLAFTKDVILCSFGDMLRVPGTEKSLLQAKAEGAEVRFFYSPLEAVQLAKDNPNKEIVFFAVGFETTAPANALSVLHAQQYGLKNYSLLTSHVLVPPAMRALLEDEESQVDGYLGAGNVCSVMGLEEYEPIVEQYQIPIVVTGFEPVDLLQGILMLVVQLEKGVARLENQYSRVAPWEGNPAARAVIAKVFEPTHQEWRGIGVMPGSGLKMRSAFAAYDANVKFSLSAKVIPDSQECIAGEILKGHKKPLDCPHFGKKCTPLNPLGAPMVSSEGACAAYYHLVAEVAGAVVKGGA; this is encoded by the coding sequence ATGAAGTATCTGAAAGAATACCGCGACCCGGAGCTGGTGGAAAAGTACCTGCGAGAGATCGAAAAGGTGGTGACAAAGCCATGGGTACTCATGGAATTCTGCGGCGGCCAAACCCACAGCCTGGTGAAAAACGGGCTGATCAACATGCTTCCCGATAAGATACGCATGGTGCACGGCCCGGGCTGCCCGGTATGCGTAACGCCGCTCGGCGTGATCGATCAAGCCCTTCAGCTGGCATTTACAAAAGACGTGATCCTTTGTTCTTTCGGAGATATGCTGCGGGTGCCGGGCACCGAAAAGAGCCTGCTGCAAGCCAAAGCCGAGGGCGCTGAAGTGCGTTTTTTCTACTCCCCTCTGGAAGCGGTTCAACTCGCCAAAGACAACCCGAATAAAGAAATAGTCTTCTTCGCGGTAGGCTTTGAAACTACTGCTCCAGCCAATGCCTTGTCCGTTCTGCACGCCCAACAGTACGGCCTGAAAAACTATTCCCTCCTCACCTCCCACGTTCTGGTGCCGCCGGCCATGCGCGCCTTGCTCGAAGACGAAGAAAGCCAGGTCGACGGCTACCTGGGCGCCGGCAACGTCTGCTCGGTGATGGGGCTGGAAGAGTACGAGCCAATTGTCGAACAATACCAAATCCCCATCGTCGTTACCGGCTTCGAGCCGGTGGACCTCCTGCAGGGCATCCTCATGCTCGTCGTGCAACTGGAAAAGGGCGTGGCCCGGCTGGAGAACCAGTATAGCCGGGTGGCGCCCTGGGAAGGCAATCCAGCTGCTCGCGCTGTCATCGCAAAGGTCTTCGAACCTACTCACCAGGAATGGCGCGGCATCGGCGTGATGCCGGGCAGCGGGCTGAAGATGCGCAGCGCTTTTGCCGCTTACGACGCCAATGTCAAGTTTAGCTTATCCGCCAAAGTCATTCCCGACAGCCAGGAGTGCATCGCCGGAGAGATTCTCAAAGGGCATAAGAAGCCGCTGGACTGTCCTCACTTCGGCAAAAAATGCACGCCGCTGAACCCGCTGGGAGCGCCGATGGTGTCTTCGGAGGGCGCCTGTGCTGCCTATTATCACCTTGTGGCGGAGGTAGCAGGAGCGGTAGTGAAGGGCGGCGCCTGA
- a CDS encoding helix-turn-helix transcriptional regulator produces the protein MNTNLQLSTTGTAKKITLYSNLKKAYLNREGKIVSLPQENQPDQKEELQLSSLQTYRMDQDKRQGSPLRPVRHSHFLSFIEELIESHIDDEYYGIEQLCRDACTSRSNLHKKLKALTGLSTSIFVRGIRLQRAKELLASTDLNITQVAFAIGFSDSSYFSRIFSKSFKISPKDFRRSVSR, from the coding sequence ATGAATACCAACCTCCAATTGAGCACGACAGGCACAGCCAAAAAGATCACTCTTTATTCCAATCTGAAGAAAGCTTATTTAAACCGGGAGGGCAAGATCGTCAGCCTGCCACAAGAGAATCAGCCCGATCAAAAGGAAGAACTCCAGCTTAGTAGCCTGCAAACCTACAGGATGGATCAGGATAAAAGGCAAGGCTCCCCTCTTCGCCCGGTACGCCACAGCCACTTCCTGAGCTTTATCGAGGAGTTGATCGAATCTCATATAGACGACGAGTACTATGGCATAGAGCAATTGTGCCGCGATGCCTGCACCAGCCGTTCGAATTTGCACAAAAAGCTGAAGGCCCTTACCGGTTTATCCACCTCTATATTTGTCCGCGGCATCCGCTTGCAAAGGGCAAAAGAACTCCTGGCGAGCACTGACCTCAATATTACTCAGGTCGCCTTCGCCATTGGATTCAGCGACTCCAGTTACTTTTCCCGCATCTTTTCCAAGAGCTTTAAGATTTCTCCGAAGGACTTTCGCAGGAGTGTATCCCGTTGA
- a CDS encoding IS4 family transposase yields the protein MNTSLRAYLDAIRQFPQLARQNPQQYFSRPGKDFTRTRILHLERVVWLNISLLKSTLCVELDRFFDWLNTGEFSPTKSALVQARQKLLPKFFKDMFMFGVRLFYECFKTKRWKGMRLWAADGTGFRLPDEPWLGEEFGWHGNQHKRVPSTCLLAHYDLLNQLVTAVQFHNQQVNETVVARQAIAEIPEDVCVVYDMGHASHTIPFLHQHYGSHCIVRMPVGFSNTVKAFVASGKKEQTVTEKLSYKSRVALNELGICVNAQTTITYRLIRVMLSTGEVEVLLTTLLDARRFKHGYFSEIYCKRWGIETCFHVIKSFLELANFSAYTVNNCWQDIYAHFINYNIQTALFTAKEREIKKVNKQRQHDYKPNRNVTAGLLKRFLVKFMLRPAKERKHWMEDFNRQILQTMEPIRPEKNKERQRRSKRGAERHAHESNYRHAL from the coding sequence ATGAACACCTCCCTCCGTGCTTACCTTGATGCCATCAGGCAGTTTCCACAGTTGGCGAGACAAAATCCCCAACAATACTTTTCCAGGCCTGGCAAGGACTTTACCCGGACCCGTATCCTGCACCTCGAACGGGTTGTTTGGCTCAACATTTCGCTGCTCAAAAGTACGCTTTGTGTCGAATTGGACCGCTTTTTCGATTGGCTTAATACTGGAGAATTTTCTCCGACCAAAAGCGCCCTCGTCCAAGCCCGCCAAAAGCTCTTGCCTAAGTTCTTCAAAGACATGTTTATGTTTGGCGTACGCCTGTTCTATGAATGTTTCAAAACCAAGCGGTGGAAAGGCATGCGCCTTTGGGCTGCCGACGGTACCGGTTTCCGGCTCCCCGACGAGCCGTGGCTTGGCGAAGAGTTTGGCTGGCACGGCAACCAACATAAAAGGGTACCTTCCACTTGCCTGCTAGCGCATTATGATTTGCTCAACCAACTCGTCACTGCTGTGCAGTTCCACAACCAGCAAGTGAACGAGACAGTGGTTGCTCGACAGGCCATTGCCGAAATCCCGGAGGATGTTTGCGTTGTCTACGACATGGGCCATGCTTCTCACACTATTCCTTTTCTTCATCAGCACTACGGTTCCCATTGTATCGTCCGGATGCCCGTTGGCTTCAGCAATACTGTCAAGGCATTCGTTGCCAGCGGCAAAAAAGAGCAAACCGTCACCGAAAAGCTATCATACAAGTCCCGGGTGGCACTCAATGAACTGGGCATCTGCGTCAACGCTCAAACCACTATCACATACCGCCTCATCCGGGTGATGCTTTCTACTGGCGAGGTTGAAGTGCTACTCACCACTCTGCTTGATGCCAGGCGCTTCAAACACGGTTATTTCTCAGAAATATACTGCAAACGCTGGGGTATCGAGACCTGCTTCCACGTCATCAAATCCTTTCTGGAATTGGCCAACTTCTCGGCCTATACCGTCAATAATTGCTGGCAGGACATTTATGCGCACTTTATCAATTACAATATCCAAACAGCCCTTTTCACGGCAAAGGAGCGTGAAATCAAAAAAGTAAACAAACAGCGGCAACACGATTACAAGCCCAACCGGAACGTTACAGCCGGCCTGCTCAAGCGCTTCCTTGTAAAATTCATGCTACGCCCGGCAAAAGAACGCAAGCATTGGATGGAGGACTTCAACCGCCAAATCCTTCAAACTATGGAGCCCATCAGGCCCGAAAAAAACAAGGAGCGGCAGCGGCGTTCAAAGCGCGGCGCCGAGCGGCACGCCCATGAATCAAATTACCGCCACGCATTGTAG
- a CDS encoding tetratricopeptide repeat protein: MKLVDTLFILLFPLGLLCQNPVVDSLRRELEIAKADTSIVKYSIDLAVQLSGIHPDSARLLCREAAALIPSIENAEVKAAALNKVGRGYHSIRQLDTALLFLEEGRQLAEEIGFKSGLAFILNSMGNVYRSKDDPEKALAYFRQALDLHKESGNKEEQTAMLNNIAIIYMEQGDFAQATSLYQEALQIQEVLGNKAYQAVMYQNLALCEKRKSDFKQAIEYYKRAAALFHEVGDVLKEAQMLALLGAVYRDQGNYTQAIAVNQKALDLRRSLGNKKFIAYSLTNFGTIYDALGDYAKSIDYFQEALDTLEVLGDKSGQVGALVNIGRNLKFQGDYKSALIHLYGALQLRREIGPERFVNIPLYDIGSTYREMGLLDSAYTCLQASLDISRQFKDAQYQILCLTELGRIYNKRGETGIAIAALEEAYALSPEDAYQNERLEIAKELYQTYKTRGNASKALEYLEYFKALQDGLFNEENTKAITRLESEYEFEQEKQQLAHEQEKELRRQRYFQIATASALAIALIFIFIIARYYRLKRRANEALTRLNEEILEQKEQLQELDHLKSRFFTNISHELRTPLTIIGGMAQQIKKSPEQWLEKGIKLIERNNASLLNLVNQILDLRKLESGALQLNLIQADSIFYLRYILESFHSLAESKDIQLHFLNDEKELMMDYDEEKLLRIVSNLLSNAIKFTPEGGNVYLMVSIFKPGSAAGHEKIQPFPTPNDQGFLEITVKDTGIGIPEKKLPYVFDRFYQVDDSTTRKGEGTGIGLALTNELVKLVKGEIKVESEVGKGTKFMVRLPIRNEADVERSDMQANVGAMDAVDAVDAVDTMDVERSDIPANVGAGDSQTIGSAMAPAGRASIESSVHRSTAKAGKDTLLIIEDNPDLVVYLESLLEDYYQLLIARDGQEGIEMALEQIPDLILSDVMMPKKNGYEVCSALRKDARTSHIPIVLLTAKATVESRIEGLERGADAYLAKPFNQEELFVRLKKLAELRRQMQQRYQSLGPPAQSGSPAEEPGFQQEDAFIAELREAVEANMENPDFGTAELCKAIGMSRSHLHLKIKALIGRPTSNFIRAIRLHKAKNLLQNTDLNVTQVAYEVGFRDPAYFSRKFTEEFGVYPKNVMGK, translated from the coding sequence ATGAAACTGGTCGACACCCTCTTTATTCTTTTGTTTCCTCTTGGGCTTTTATGCCAAAACCCAGTGGTTGACAGCCTTCGACGGGAATTGGAAATCGCCAAAGCGGATACTTCTATCGTTAAATACAGCATCGATCTGGCCGTCCAGCTGAGCGGTATCCATCCCGATAGCGCCCGGTTGCTTTGCCGGGAAGCCGCCGCCCTGATTCCCTCTATAGAAAATGCCGAGGTAAAGGCCGCGGCCCTGAACAAAGTAGGGCGGGGCTACCATAGCATCCGGCAATTGGATACTGCCCTGCTCTTTCTGGAAGAGGGAAGACAATTGGCGGAAGAGATTGGCTTCAAAAGTGGTTTAGCGTTCATTTTAAACAGCATGGGCAATGTTTATCGGTCGAAAGATGATCCGGAGAAAGCCCTGGCCTACTTCCGGCAAGCCCTCGATCTTCACAAAGAGTCGGGCAACAAAGAGGAGCAAACGGCTATGCTCAACAACATTGCTATTATCTATATGGAACAGGGGGATTTTGCCCAGGCAACTTCCCTGTACCAGGAAGCGCTGCAGATACAAGAAGTATTGGGCAATAAAGCTTATCAGGCCGTCATGTATCAAAATTTAGCGCTTTGCGAAAAGCGAAAAAGCGACTTTAAACAGGCCATTGAGTATTATAAACGCGCTGCAGCGCTTTTTCACGAAGTAGGAGATGTTTTAAAAGAAGCTCAAATGCTTGCTTTATTAGGGGCAGTATACAGAGATCAAGGCAATTATACCCAGGCTATTGCGGTTAACCAAAAAGCGTTGGACCTGAGGAGGTCCCTGGGCAACAAGAAATTTATCGCTTATAGTTTAACCAACTTTGGAACCATTTATGACGCGCTGGGTGATTACGCCAAAAGCATCGACTATTTCCAGGAAGCCCTGGATACCCTGGAAGTATTAGGGGATAAGTCAGGGCAAGTGGGCGCATTGGTCAATATTGGAAGAAATTTAAAATTTCAGGGAGACTATAAATCTGCTTTAATCCATTTATACGGGGCACTGCAGCTGCGCCGGGAGATAGGGCCGGAAAGATTTGTGAATATCCCTCTTTACGACATTGGCAGTACTTACAGGGAAATGGGCCTGCTGGATTCGGCCTATACCTGCCTGCAGGCATCACTCGACATTTCCAGGCAATTCAAGGATGCCCAATATCAAATCCTGTGCCTGACTGAGCTGGGCAGGATTTATAATAAACGGGGCGAAACAGGCATTGCCATTGCCGCCTTAGAGGAGGCCTATGCATTGTCTCCGGAAGATGCTTATCAAAATGAAAGGTTGGAGATCGCTAAAGAATTATATCAAACCTATAAAACCCGGGGCAATGCCTCCAAAGCTCTGGAATACCTGGAGTACTTCAAAGCCTTACAGGATGGCCTCTTCAATGAGGAAAACACCAAAGCCATTACCCGCCTGGAGTCTGAATATGAATTTGAACAGGAAAAACAACAACTCGCACACGAACAGGAAAAGGAGCTGAGGCGCCAGCGTTATTTCCAGATTGCCACTGCATCGGCCCTGGCCATCGCCCTTATTTTCATTTTCATTATTGCCCGTTATTACCGTTTGAAACGCCGGGCCAATGAAGCCCTTACCCGATTAAACGAAGAAATCCTGGAGCAAAAAGAACAATTGCAGGAGCTCGACCACTTAAAATCCCGCTTCTTTACCAATATCTCGCATGAGCTGCGCACCCCCCTTACCATCATCGGCGGAATGGCGCAGCAGATAAAAAAATCGCCGGAGCAATGGCTGGAAAAAGGCATTAAACTGATAGAACGCAACAACGCCAGCCTGCTCAACCTAGTCAATCAAATCCTGGACCTCCGCAAACTGGAATCGGGGGCGCTTCAATTGAATCTCATCCAGGCTGATAGCATTTTCTACCTCCGCTACATACTCGAATCCTTCCATTCCCTGGCGGAAAGCAAGGATATCCAGTTGCATTTCCTGAACGACGAGAAGGAACTCATGATGGATTACGATGAAGAGAAATTGCTCCGCATCGTTTCCAACCTCCTTTCTAATGCCATCAAGTTTACGCCGGAAGGTGGAAATGTTTATTTGATGGTTTCAATTTTTAAGCCCGGCTCCGCGGCAGGCCATGAGAAAATTCAACCCTTTCCAACCCCAAATGATCAGGGTTTTTTGGAAATCACGGTAAAAGATACGGGTATCGGCATCCCGGAAAAAAAACTCCCCTATGTATTCGACCGGTTCTACCAGGTGGATGATTCCACTACCCGCAAAGGAGAAGGCACCGGGATCGGGCTGGCGCTTACCAATGAACTGGTTAAGCTTGTGAAGGGAGAAATAAAGGTGGAAAGTGAAGTGGGAAAAGGGACAAAATTTATGGTAAGGCTGCCGATCAGGAATGAAGCGGATGTGGAGCGCAGCGACATGCAGGCGAATGTTGGGGCTATGGACGCTGTGGATGCTGTGGATGCTGTGGATACTATGGATGTGGAGCGCAGCGACATCCCGGCGAATGTTGGGGCTGGGGATAGCCAGACAATAGGATCGGCAATGGCGCCAGCCGGGCGCGCATCAATAGAATCCTCTGTCCACCGCAGTACTGCGAAGGCGGGAAAAGATACCTTGCTCATCATCGAAGACAACCCCGACCTTGTCGTTTACCTCGAATCCTTATTAGAGGATTATTACCAACTACTAATCGCCCGTGATGGCCAGGAGGGCATTGAAATGGCCCTGGAGCAAATACCCGACCTGATCCTGAGCGATGTAATGATGCCAAAAAAAAATGGGTATGAAGTGTGTAGCGCCCTTCGCAAGGATGCCCGCACCAGCCATATTCCCATCGTGCTGCTTACCGCTAAGGCGACCGTCGAATCCCGCATAGAAGGCCTGGAAAGAGGAGCGGACGCCTACCTGGCCAAACCGTTCAACCAGGAAGAATTGTTTGTCCGGCTGAAAAAGCTGGCCGAATTGCGCAGGCAGATGCAGCAACGCTATCAAAGCCTCGGCCCTCCTGCTCAATCCGGCTCGCCAGCCGAAGAACCGGGCTTCCAGCAGGAAGACGCTTTCATCGCTGAGCTCCGGGAGGCCGTCGAAGCCAATATGGAGAATCCTGATTTTGGCACTGCCGAGCTCTGCAAGGCCATCGGCATGAGCCGGTCGCACCTTCACCTAAAGATCAAAGCGCTCATCGGCCGGCCCACCTCTAATTTTATTCGCGCCATCCGCCTGCACAAGGCCAAAAATCTCCTTCAGAATACTGATCTTAATGTCACTCAGGTAGCCTATGAAGTGGGCTTCAGGGATCCCGCCTATTTTTCCCGGAAGTTTACCGAGGAGTTTGGGGTTTATCCTAAGAATGTTATGGGCAAGTAA
- a CDS encoding nuclear transport factor 2 family protein, translated as MNAIFEGDPVPMKSVWAHTDDVIYMGPGGGTQVGWEQVLANWKYQASLNLGGEVNPENMHIIMGADIAIVQNLVKGRNLVNGEPQEVSIRATQAFRKQKDGWKVVSVHTDTLSFTR; from the coding sequence TTGAACGCCATATTTGAAGGCGATCCGGTACCCATGAAATCAGTATGGGCACATACCGATGATGTCATCTACATGGGCCCCGGCGGCGGCACCCAGGTAGGCTGGGAACAAGTGCTGGCGAACTGGAAGTACCAGGCTTCCCTGAACCTGGGGGGAGAGGTGAACCCCGAGAACATGCACATTATCATGGGCGCTGATATCGCTATTGTTCAAAACCTGGTTAAGGGGCGCAACCTGGTGAACGGGGAACCCCAGGAAGTATCCATCCGGGCCACTCAGGCCTTCCGCAAACAGAAGGACGGATGGAAAGTAGTCAGCGTTCATACCGATACCCTGTCTTTCACCAGGTAA
- a CDS encoding penicillin-binding protein activator has product MPLIYYRCFGYPDSNAGFPNKWLAIASLLMALGIMLAVGCRKTDETIAKDNLKIGMLIPLSGAAASAGESAQAGATLAIRDVSEYLNSTGSGLEIEFTIKDTGSDPETALQQLEELDGQGVRFIIGPYSSADAAASLDYADQQGVILLSPSSVASSLAIADDNLFRLVPSDGNQAEAMAALFSHDGIETVIPVVRDDVWGEGLIQDVTPLLEQQGKTVLNSIQYEPSNVNSADIAAQVAASISQALQQSPAAQVAVYLLSFGEGASILSAAAQEPDCALVRWYGSSAFANNANLLEDPAAAQFALQQGLRCPSFAPDPAAMDSWEPIEQQLASQLGRAPEVFALTSYDAVWLMTQAYRDCASPSNPQSFRAALGQAAKYHYGITGRTAFDEAGDRKYAFFEFWGLSQDNGGFEWESFGHYDNSSGQLDIN; this is encoded by the coding sequence ATGCCATTGATCTATTATAGATGCTTCGGTTACCCGGACAGCAATGCCGGGTTCCCCAATAAATGGCTGGCCATAGCCAGCTTGTTGATGGCCCTGGGCATTATGCTCGCGGTTGGCTGCCGGAAAACCGATGAAACGATAGCCAAAGATAACCTGAAGATCGGAATGTTGATTCCCCTCAGTGGCGCCGCTGCCTCGGCGGGTGAAAGCGCTCAGGCGGGCGCCACTTTAGCCATACGGGATGTCAGCGAGTATCTGAATTCAACCGGTAGCGGGCTGGAGATAGAGTTTACTATCAAAGATACAGGTTCGGATCCGGAAACGGCCCTTCAACAGTTGGAGGAATTGGATGGCCAGGGGGTCCGTTTTATTATCGGCCCTTATTCCAGTGCCGATGCCGCTGCCTCGCTGGATTATGCCGACCAGCAGGGGGTCATCCTCCTGAGCCCCTCCAGCGTGGCCAGTAGCCTTGCTATAGCCGATGACAACCTGTTTCGGCTCGTGCCCAGTGACGGCAATCAGGCCGAAGCCATGGCTGCCCTGTTCAGTCATGACGGAATAGAAACGGTAATCCCCGTAGTGCGGGATGATGTCTGGGGCGAAGGCCTCATCCAGGATGTCACGCCACTTTTGGAGCAACAGGGTAAAACTGTCTTGAACTCCATCCAATACGAACCTTCCAATGTGAACAGCGCCGACATTGCCGCACAAGTCGCTGCATCCATCAGCCAGGCGCTTCAGCAATCTCCGGCGGCACAGGTTGCCGTTTATTTGCTCAGTTTCGGAGAAGGGGCTTCCATTCTTTCCGCCGCCGCCCAGGAGCCCGATTGCGCCCTGGTGCGCTGGTACGGCAGTTCCGCCTTCGCCAATAACGCCAACCTCCTCGAGGACCCGGCCGCCGCTCAGTTCGCCTTGCAGCAAGGCCTGCGCTGCCCTTCCTTTGCGCCCGATCCAGCCGCCATGGACTCCTGGGAGCCCATCGAACAACAACTGGCTTCCCAATTGGGCCGGGCGCCGGAGGTGTTCGCCCTGACGTCTTACGATGCCGTCTGGCTCATGACGCAGGCCTACCGCGATTGTGCATCCCCCTCCAACCCTCAAAGCTTCCGCGCAGCCCTCGGGCAGGCGGCGAAATACCACTACGGGATCACCGGAAGGACGGCTTTCGACGAAGCCGGAGACAGAAAATATGCCTTCTTTGAATTTTGGGGGCTATCGCAGGATAATGGAGGCTTCGAATGGGAATCTTTCGGCCATTATGACAATTCCAGTGGCCAGTTGGACATCAACTGA
- a CDS encoding ABC transporter substrate-binding protein: MKYIQFFFLGLCLFSLGCNNNDKAEQPEPLVLGAIYNLTGSQSVLDVPSSKGAQLAIEQANANGGVDGQEVQLIQKDGQTDTEALKTGVAELLAEFPSVAAFLGLSDTDQVLAAAGVAADSHRVFLTSGATSPKLPGQIPDYLFLACFGDNVQAAAAAEWAYNELDARTVSVVFDSTDTYTRLLQGYFISRFEDLGGQVLIKKAYAQGNIAPAVQEIQPSDFIFFAALPQDAPAGVQLIRQAGFTVPIIGGDAFDEPESWDGQMDISGVFFTTHAYLGADNPNPQVQAFRQAYAQAYGEEPNAFAALGYDAARLLIEALEKSASSSPEKVRQALASIQNFAGATGSISYGPDNRIPRKSVTIMEVREGMQKLVVELVPEQVPEP; encoded by the coding sequence ATGAAATACATCCAATTTTTCTTCCTGGGGCTATGCCTGTTCAGCCTCGGATGCAACAACAATGATAAGGCAGAACAGCCCGAGCCACTGGTGCTGGGAGCAATTTACAACCTGACCGGCAGCCAATCTGTACTGGACGTGCCCTCCTCTAAAGGGGCGCAACTGGCCATTGAACAGGCCAACGCCAATGGAGGCGTTGATGGCCAAGAGGTGCAACTGATACAAAAAGACGGGCAGACCGACACGGAAGCCCTGAAAACCGGCGTGGCCGAATTGCTCGCCGAGTTTCCATCTGTCGCTGCCTTCCTGGGCCTTTCGGATACCGATCAGGTGCTCGCCGCAGCCGGCGTTGCCGCCGACAGCCACCGGGTCTTTTTAACCTCAGGCGCCACCTCCCCAAAGTTGCCCGGCCAGATTCCGGATTATCTCTTTCTCGCCTGCTTTGGCGACAATGTACAGGCTGCCGCCGCTGCGGAATGGGCCTACAACGAGCTGGATGCCCGCACCGTCTCCGTAGTCTTCGATTCTACCGATACCTACACGCGCCTGTTGCAGGGTTATTTCATCAGCCGCTTTGAGGATTTGGGTGGCCAGGTGCTGATAAAAAAAGCCTATGCTCAGGGCAACATCGCCCCGGCTGTTCAGGAAATCCAACCCTCCGATTTTATCTTTTTTGCTGCTCTGCCACAGGACGCGCCCGCCGGCGTGCAGTTGATCCGCCAGGCTGGCTTTACCGTTCCCATCATCGGCGGCGATGCCTTTGACGAACCGGAAAGCTGGGATGGCCAAATGGATATTAGCGGGGTGTTTTTCACTACCCACGCATACCTGGGCGCCGACAATCCCAATCCCCAGGTGCAGGCTTTCCGCCAGGCTTATGCACAAGCTTATGGCGAAGAACCCAACGCCTTTGCCGCTCTGGGTTATGATGCAGCCCGGCTGTTGATCGAGGCGCTGGAGAAATCGGCAAGTTCTTCTCCGGAAAAAGTCCGCCAGGCACTGGCTTCCATCCAAAATTTCGCAGGCGCGACGGGCAGCATCAGCTATGGCCCGGACAATCGGATACCCAGAAAGTCAGTAACCATTATGGAAGTCAGGGAAGGAATGCAGAAACTGGTGGTTGAACTGGTGCCGGAACAGGTGCCGGAACCGTGA
- a CDS encoding glycosyltransferase family 2 protein encodes MTPYLRQRSLYPPLISAPPPGNLAVVVAIPAFDEPGLLGSLRCLFECVAPEGGAVEVIVVVNEPEDAPNAVVARNLEIFNQTRQWAAAHRRPGLQFFILHQALPSRHAGVGLARKIAMDEACWRLEQAGRPDGVIACFDADSRCDANYFQVLAQHFREHPGCPAASIYFEHPLKGIDYPSPVYEAILSYELHLRYYVQAQRWAGFPHAFHTVGSSMAVRCSAYQQQGGMNKRKAGEDFYFIHKFTPLAGFAQLTEARVIPSPRPSHRVPFGTGKAVRDMLEQGGSYLSYPPESFIELKDFLTCLPSFYEQPAPWKERRMSSVLREFLIMQGFEHKLSELLLHSASYATFRGRFFRWFNAFLVMKYLHFARSKGRADVPASLAARWLLEERGQLPEQKDDYALLSRYREIERMRD; translated from the coding sequence ATGACGCCTTATCTCCGGCAACGCAGCTTGTATCCTCCTCTAATTAGCGCCCCCCCTCCAGGCAATTTGGCGGTGGTTGTCGCCATTCCTGCTTTTGATGAGCCCGGCCTGTTGGGTAGCCTTCGTTGCCTGTTCGAATGCGTGGCCCCTGAAGGCGGCGCGGTGGAAGTCATTGTAGTTGTAAACGAGCCGGAAGATGCCCCGAATGCAGTCGTAGCCCGAAACCTGGAGATATTCAACCAGACCCGTCAATGGGCGGCTGCCCACCGGCGCCCCGGCCTGCAATTTTTTATTTTACACCAGGCGCTGCCTTCCCGGCATGCAGGCGTTGGCCTGGCCCGCAAGATCGCCATGGATGAAGCTTGCTGGCGGCTGGAGCAGGCGGGGCGGCCGGATGGCGTGATCGCTTGTTTCGATGCTGACAGCCGTTGTGATGCCAACTACTTTCAAGTCCTGGCCCAACATTTCCGGGAGCATCCAGGCTGCCCGGCGGCCTCCATTTATTTCGAACACCCGCTTAAAGGTATCGATTATCCTTCCCCGGTCTATGAAGCCATCCTATCCTATGAATTGCATCTTCGCTATTATGTGCAGGCTCAGCGCTGGGCGGGATTTCCTCACGCTTTTCATACGGTAGGCTCGAGTATGGCAGTGCGCTGTTCGGCCTATCAGCAACAAGGGGGCATGAATAAACGAAAGGCAGGGGAAGATTTTTATTTTATACACAAGTTTACCCCCCTGGCGGGCTTTGCTCAGCTTACCGAAGCCCGGGTCATCCCTTCGCCGCGCCCCAGCCACAGAGTGCCTTTTGGCACGGGAAAAGCCGTTCGGGATATGCTGGAGCAAGGGGGAAGCTACCTTAGCTATCCGCCTGAATCCTTTATCGAATTAAAAGATTTTTTGACGTGTCTGCCATCTTTTTATGAACAGCCCGCACCCTGGAAAGAACGCCGGATGAGCTCCGTATTAAGGGAATTTCTCATAATGCAGGGCTTTGAGCATAAATTATCCGAACTGTTGCTTCATTCGGCTTCTTATGCCACCTTTCGCGGCCGGTTCTTCCGCTGGTTCAATGCTTTCCTGGTCATGAAATACCTGCACTTTGCGCGGAGTAAAGGACGGGCAGATGTGCCGGCCTCTCTTGCTGCACGTTGGTTGTTGGAAGAACGGGGCCAGTTGCCAGAACAGAAGGACGATTATGCGTTGTTGTCGCGATACCGGGAAATTGAGAGAATGAGAGATTAA